In Camelus ferus isolate YT-003-E chromosome 10, BCGSAC_Cfer_1.0, whole genome shotgun sequence, the following proteins share a genomic window:
- the CTSW gene encoding cathepsin W: MALTVHLSCLLALLVAGLAQGIKGSLRGQDPGPQPLELKEVFMLFQIQYNRTYSNPAEYARRMDIFAQNLAKAQRLQEEDLGTAEFGVTPFSDLTEEEFGQLYGNRRVPGEDPSVGRKVGSEELGWSVPQTCDWRKAAGIISPIRNQKTCKCCWAMAAAGNIEALWAIKNHKSVEVSVQELLDCGRCGNGCEGGFVWEAFITVLNNSGLADEKDYPFEGKVKTHRCLAKRHKKVAWIQDFIMLQNCEQSIARYLAIHGPITVTINMELLKQYQKGVIKATPATCDPRLVDHSVLLVGFGKTKSAEGRRAEAVSSQSRPRPRHSIPYWILKNSWGANWGEEGYFRLYRGNNTCGITKYPFTARVDLPAKKQKVSCPP, from the exons ATGGCACTAACTGtccacctctcctgcctcctaGCGCTGTTGGTGGCAGGCCTGGCCCAAGGCATCAAGGGCTCCCTCAGGGGCCAG GACCCAGGTCCCCAGCCTCTGGAGCTGAAAGAGGTCTTCATGTTGTTCCAGATCCAATACAATCGGACTTATTCGAACCCAGCAG AGTACGCTCGCCGCATGGACATCTTTGCCCAAAACCTGGCCAAGGCTCAGCGGCTGCAGGAGGAGGACTTGGGCACAGCTGAGTTTGGGGTGACTCCATTCAGTGACCTCACAG AGGAGGAGTTCGGCCAGCTCTATGGGAATCGGAGGGTGCCTGGAGAGGACCCCAGTGTGGGCAGAAAGGTAGGGTCTGAGGAGTTGGGGTGGTCAGTGCCCCAGACCTGTGACTGGCGGAAGGCGGCTGGCATCATCTCACCCATCAGGAACCAG AAAACCTGCAAATGTTGCTGGGCCATGGCGGCAGCTGGCAACATCGAGGCCCTGTGGGCCATCAAAAACCACAAGTCTGTAGAAGTCTCTGTACAGG AGCTGCTGGACTGTGGCCGCTGTGGGAATGGCTGTGAGGGCGGCTTCGTCTGGGAAGCGTTCATAACTGTCCTCAACAACA GCGGCCTGGCCGATGAAAAGGACTACCCATTCGAGGGTAAGGTCAAAACCCACAGGTGCCTGGCCAAGAGGCACAAGAAGGTGGCCTGGATCCAGGACTTCATCATGCTGCAGAACTGCGAGCAGA GCATTGCCAGGTACTTGGCCATCCACGGCCCCATCACCGTGACCATCAACATGGAGCTACTGAAG CAATACCAGAAGGGTGTGATCAAAGCCACACCTGCCACCTGTGACCCCCGGCTTGTGGATCATTCTGTCCTGCTGGTGGGTTTTGGTAAAACCAAGTCGGCAGAGGGCAGACGGGCAGAGGCGGTCTCATCCCAGTCTCGTCCTCGTCCTCGCCACTCTATCCCATACTGGATCCTGAAGAACTCCTGGGGGGCCAACTGGGGTGAGGAG GGCTATTTCCGGCTGTACCGAGGGAATAATACCTGCGGCATCACCAAGTACCCATTCACTGCCCGAGTAGACCTACCTGCAAAGAAGCAGAAAgtctcctgccctccctga
- the CCDC85B gene encoding coiled-coil domain-containing protein 85B codes for MEAETGGLEELTDEEMAALGKEELVRRLRREEAARLAALVQRGRLMQEVNRQLQGHLGEIRELKQLNRRLQAENRELRDLCCFLDSERQRGRRAARQWQLFGTQASRAVREDLGGCWQKLAELEGRQEELLRENLALKELCLALGEEWGPRGGSGGSGTGPTPELALPPCGPRDLGDGSSSTGSVGSPDQLPLACSPDD; via the coding sequence ATGGAGGCCGAGACGGGCGGCCTGGAGGAGCTGACGGATGAGGAGATGGCGGCTCTGGGAAAGGAGGAGCTGGTGCGGCGCCTGCGGCGGGAGGAGGCGGCGCGCCTGGCGGCTCTGGTGCAGCGCGGCCGCCTCATGCAGGAGGTGAATCGGCAGCTACAGGGTCACTTGGGCGAGATCCGCGAGCTCAAGCAGCTGAACCGGCGCCTACAGGCCGAGAACCGCGAGCTGCGCGacctctgctgcttcctggacTCGGAGCGGCAGCGCGGGCGTCGCGCCGCGCGCCAGTGGCAGCTCTTCGGGACCCAAGCATCCCGAGCTGTGCGCGAGGACCTAGGCGGTTGTTGGCAGAAGCTGGCCGAGCTGGAGGGCCGCCAGGAGGAGCTGCTGCGGGAGAACCTGGCGCTTAAGGagctctgcctggctctgggcgAGGAGTGGGGCCCCCGCGGCGGCTCGGGGGGCTCAGGCACTGGGCCTACACCCGAGCTGGCCTTGCCTCCTTGCGGTCCCCGTGACCTGGGCGATGGAAGCTCCAGTACCGGCAGCGTGGGCAGTCCCGACCAGTTGCCCCTGGCCTGCTCCCCAGATGATTGA
- the FIBP gene encoding acidic fibroblast growth factor intracellular-binding protein isoform X3, which yields MTSELDIFVGNTTLIDEDVYRLWLDGYSVSDAVALRVRSGILEQTGATAAVLQSDTMDHYRTFHMLERLLHAPPKLLHQLIFQIPPSRQALLIERYYAFDEAFVREVLGKKLSKGTKKDLDDISTKTGITLKSCRRQFDNFKRVFKVVEEMRGSLVDNIQQHFLLSDRLARDYAAIVFFANNRFETGKKKLQYLSFGDFAFCAELMIQNWTLGAVGEAPTDPDSQVDDMDMDLDKEFLQDLKELKVLVADKDLLDLHKSLVCTALRGKLGVFSEMEANFKNLSRGLVNVAAKLTHTKDVRDLFVDLVEKFIEPCRSDHWPLNDVRLFLNQYSASVHSLDGFRHQALWDRYMGTLRGCLLRLYHD from the exons ATGACCAGCGAGCTGGACATCTTCGTGGGGAACACGACCCTCATCGACGAGGACGTGTATCGCCTCTGGCTGGACGGTTACTCGG TGAGCGACGCGGTGGCCCTGAGGGTGCGCTCGGGAATCCTGGAGCAGACCGGCGCCACAGCAGCGGTGCTGCAGAGCGACACCATGGACCACTACCGTACTTTCCACATGCTTGAGCGCCTGCTACACGCACCGCCCAAGCTGCTGCACCAGCTCATCTTCCAGATCCCGCCCTCTCGACAGGCACTGCTTATCGAAAG GTACTATGCCTTTGACGAGGCCTTTGTGCGGGAGGTCCTAGGCAAGAAGCTGTCCAAGGGCACCAAGAAGGATCTGGATGACATCAGCACCAAAACAGGCATCACCCTCAAGAGCTGCCGGAGACAG TTTGACAACTTTAAGCGAGTCTTCAAGGTGGTGGAGGAAATGCGGGGCTCCCTGGTCGATAACATCCAGCAACACTTCCTCCTGTCTGACCGGCTAGCCAG GGACTATGCAGCTATCGTCTTCTTTGCCAACAATCGCTTtgagacagggaagaaaaaacTGCAGTATCTGAGCTTTGGTGACTTTGCCTTCTGTGCTGAGCTCATGATCCAGAACTGGACTCTCGGAGCCGTGGGTGAGGCCCCCACTGACCCAG ACTCTCAGGTAGACGACATGGACATGGACTTAGACAAGGAGTTTCTCCAGGACTTGAAGGAGCTTAAGGTGCTTGTGGCTGACAAGGACCTTCTGGACCTGCATAAGAG CCTGGTGTGCACTGCCCTCCGGGGAAAACTTGGTGTCTTCTCTGAGATGGAAGCCAACTTCAAG AACCTGTCCCGGGGGCTGGTGAATGTGGCCGCCAAGCTGACCCACACTAAGGATGTCAGAGACCTGTTTGTGGACCTCGTGGAGAAG TTCATAGAACCCTGCCGCTCGGACCACTGGCCGTTGAATGATGTACGGCTCTTCCTGAATCAGTATTCAGCGTCGGTCCACTCCCTGGATGGCTTCCG GCACCAGGCCCTCTGGGACCGCTACATGGGCACCCTCCGTGGCTGCCTCTTGCGTCTCTATCATGACTga
- the FIBP gene encoding acidic fibroblast growth factor intracellular-binding protein isoform X1, which translates to MTSELDIFVGNTTLIDEDVYRLWLDGYSVSDAVALRVRSGILEQTGATAAVLQSDTMDHYRTFHMLERLLHAPPKLLHQLIFQIPPSRQALLIERYYAFDEAFVREVLGKKLSKGTKKDLDDISTKTGITLKSCRRQFDNFKRVFKVVEEMRGSLVDNIQQHFLLSDRLARDYAAIVFFANNRFETGKKKLQYLSFGDFAFCAELMIQNWTLGAVDSQVDDMDMDLDKEFLQDLKELKVLVADKDLLDLHKSLVCTALRGKLGVFSEMEANFKNLSRGLVNVAAKLTHTKDVRDLFVDLVEKFIEPCRSDHWPLNDVRLFLNQYSASVHSLDGFRHQALWDRYMGTLRGCLLRLYHD; encoded by the exons ATGACCAGCGAGCTGGACATCTTCGTGGGGAACACGACCCTCATCGACGAGGACGTGTATCGCCTCTGGCTGGACGGTTACTCGG TGAGCGACGCGGTGGCCCTGAGGGTGCGCTCGGGAATCCTGGAGCAGACCGGCGCCACAGCAGCGGTGCTGCAGAGCGACACCATGGACCACTACCGTACTTTCCACATGCTTGAGCGCCTGCTACACGCACCGCCCAAGCTGCTGCACCAGCTCATCTTCCAGATCCCGCCCTCTCGACAGGCACTGCTTATCGAAAG GTACTATGCCTTTGACGAGGCCTTTGTGCGGGAGGTCCTAGGCAAGAAGCTGTCCAAGGGCACCAAGAAGGATCTGGATGACATCAGCACCAAAACAGGCATCACCCTCAAGAGCTGCCGGAGACAG TTTGACAACTTTAAGCGAGTCTTCAAGGTGGTGGAGGAAATGCGGGGCTCCCTGGTCGATAACATCCAGCAACACTTCCTCCTGTCTGACCGGCTAGCCAG GGACTATGCAGCTATCGTCTTCTTTGCCAACAATCGCTTtgagacagggaagaaaaaacTGCAGTATCTGAGCTTTGGTGACTTTGCCTTCTGTGCTGAGCTCATGATCCAGAACTGGACTCTCGGAGCCGTGG ACTCTCAGGTAGACGACATGGACATGGACTTAGACAAGGAGTTTCTCCAGGACTTGAAGGAGCTTAAGGTGCTTGTGGCTGACAAGGACCTTCTGGACCTGCATAAGAG CCTGGTGTGCACTGCCCTCCGGGGAAAACTTGGTGTCTTCTCTGAGATGGAAGCCAACTTCAAG AACCTGTCCCGGGGGCTGGTGAATGTGGCCGCCAAGCTGACCCACACTAAGGATGTCAGAGACCTGTTTGTGGACCTCGTGGAGAAG TTCATAGAACCCTGCCGCTCGGACCACTGGCCGTTGAATGATGTACGGCTCTTCCTGAATCAGTATTCAGCGTCGGTCCACTCCCTGGATGGCTTCCG GCACCAGGCCCTCTGGGACCGCTACATGGGCACCCTCCGTGGCTGCCTCTTGCGTCTCTATCATGACTga
- the FIBP gene encoding acidic fibroblast growth factor intracellular-binding protein isoform X2: protein MTSELDIFVGNTTLIDEDVYRLWLDGYSVSDAVALRVRSGILEQTGATAAVLQSDTMDHYRTFHMLERLLHAPPKLLHQLIFQIPPSRQALLIERYYAFDEAFVREVLGKKLSKGTKKDLDDISTKTGITLKSCRRQFDNFKRVFKVVEEMRGSLVDNIQQHFLLSDRLARDYAAIVFFANNRFETGKKKLQYLSFGDFAFCAELMIQNWTLGAVGEAPTDPDSQVDDMDMDLDKEFLQDLKELKVLVADKDLLDLHKSLVCTALRGKLGVFSEMEANFKNLSRGLVNVAAKLTHTKDVRDLFVDLVEKFIEPCRSDHWPLNDVRLFLNQYSASVHSLDGFRFACSGCIT, encoded by the exons ATGACCAGCGAGCTGGACATCTTCGTGGGGAACACGACCCTCATCGACGAGGACGTGTATCGCCTCTGGCTGGACGGTTACTCGG TGAGCGACGCGGTGGCCCTGAGGGTGCGCTCGGGAATCCTGGAGCAGACCGGCGCCACAGCAGCGGTGCTGCAGAGCGACACCATGGACCACTACCGTACTTTCCACATGCTTGAGCGCCTGCTACACGCACCGCCCAAGCTGCTGCACCAGCTCATCTTCCAGATCCCGCCCTCTCGACAGGCACTGCTTATCGAAAG GTACTATGCCTTTGACGAGGCCTTTGTGCGGGAGGTCCTAGGCAAGAAGCTGTCCAAGGGCACCAAGAAGGATCTGGATGACATCAGCACCAAAACAGGCATCACCCTCAAGAGCTGCCGGAGACAG TTTGACAACTTTAAGCGAGTCTTCAAGGTGGTGGAGGAAATGCGGGGCTCCCTGGTCGATAACATCCAGCAACACTTCCTCCTGTCTGACCGGCTAGCCAG GGACTATGCAGCTATCGTCTTCTTTGCCAACAATCGCTTtgagacagggaagaaaaaacTGCAGTATCTGAGCTTTGGTGACTTTGCCTTCTGTGCTGAGCTCATGATCCAGAACTGGACTCTCGGAGCCGTGGGTGAGGCCCCCACTGACCCAG ACTCTCAGGTAGACGACATGGACATGGACTTAGACAAGGAGTTTCTCCAGGACTTGAAGGAGCTTAAGGTGCTTGTGGCTGACAAGGACCTTCTGGACCTGCATAAGAG CCTGGTGTGCACTGCCCTCCGGGGAAAACTTGGTGTCTTCTCTGAGATGGAAGCCAACTTCAAG AACCTGTCCCGGGGGCTGGTGAATGTGGCCGCCAAGCTGACCCACACTAAGGATGTCAGAGACCTGTTTGTGGACCTCGTGGAGAAG TTCATAGAACCCTGCCGCTCGGACCACTGGCCGTTGAATGATGTACGGCTCTTCCTGAATCAGTATTCAGCGTCGGTCCACTCCCTGGATGGCTTCCG atttgcctgttctggatgtATTACGTAA